One window from the genome of Ananas comosus cultivar F153 linkage group 13, ASM154086v1, whole genome shotgun sequence encodes:
- the LOC109719616 gene encoding uncharacterized protein LOC109719616, producing MEKLRTGDGRKNPKQHSDKGKMKKPVKVVYISNPMKVKAANPAEFRALVQELTGQDSTFPDQSLFPEADADGGHDVPSKPDTTTTFRSHAAPGSSYAGGNPDVVDLRGGPRAGASPFDALDDAF from the coding sequence ATGGAAAAGCTCCGCACCGGCGACGGCAGGAAGAACCCCAAGCAGCATTCTGACAAGGGCAAGATGAAGAAGCCCGTCAAGGTGGTGTACATCTCCAACCCCATGAAGGTCAAGGCGGCCAACCCGGCCGAGTTCCGGGCACTAGTCCAGGAGCTCACGGGCCAAGACTCCACCTTCCCCGACCAATCGCTGTTCCCTGAGGCCGACGCCGACGGCGGCCACGATGTCCCCTCGAAGCCCGACACTACTACTACCTTCCGCAGCCACGCCGCGCCCGGATCTTCGTACGCCGGCGGCAATCCCGACGTCGTAGATCTACGCGGAGGCCCGCGTGCTGGCGCCAGCCCGTTCGATGCGCTCGACGACGCATTCTAG